In Hyphomicrobiales bacterium 4NK60-0047b, a single genomic region encodes these proteins:
- a CDS encoding YraN family protein — protein sequence MTEKKTPSAKKRKQTYEAGLFAEFWAKIILRLKGYSLLEQRYKTRAGEIDLIAKRGAHISFVEVKYRKTLEEAAFSLSDHQKKRINKAALIWLSKQSNLRYDSLSFDVILFAPWKFPSHMKNAFEEL from the coding sequence ATGACTGAGAAAAAAACACCCTCAGCTAAGAAGAGAAAACAAACTTATGAAGCAGGCCTTTTTGCAGAATTCTGGGCGAAGATTATACTCCGCCTAAAGGGGTATAGCCTCCTGGAACAACGCTACAAAACAAGGGCAGGAGAAATAGATCTCATAGCAAAGCGGGGTGCGCATATCTCCTTTGTTGAAGTTAAATATAGAAAAACATTGGAAGAAGCAGCTTTTTCCTTATCGGATCATCAGAAAAAACGAATAAATAAAGCCGCATTAATCTGGTTGTCAAAGCAGAGTAACTTGCGTTATGACAGTCTCTCATTTGATGTGATCTTATTTGCCCCCTGGAAATTTCCAAGTCATATGAAAAATGCATTTGAAGAGTTATAG
- the gshB gene encoding glutathione synthase, which yields MSPNKPLKIAFQMDEISSLHIEGDTTFAMMLEAQKRGHELFYYMPDALSLKDGVVTASGFNVEVKDVEGDHYKLDEAKTVDLSTYDVVHLRQDPPFDMGYITTTHILEQIHPKTLVVNNPREVRNAPEKFFVLNFPELTASTLITRDEKAVQAFRAEKKDIIVKPLYGNGGAGVFRIKEDDTNLSSLMEMLKEQSSEPFIVQEYLPAVRAGDKRIILIDGEPVGAINRVPAANETRSNMHVGGRPEQIDLSERDKEICTAIGPELKKRGLIFVGIDVIGNVLTEINVTSPTGVREVLKFGGADIAALLWDAIEEKRAS from the coding sequence ATGTCTCCTAACAAGCCTCTTAAAATTGCCTTTCAAATGGATGAAATCTCAAGCCTACACATAGAAGGTGACACCACCTTTGCCATGATGCTTGAGGCACAGAAAAGAGGCCATGAGCTGTTTTACTACATGCCAGATGCACTTAGCCTGAAAGACGGTGTTGTGACCGCAAGCGGTTTTAATGTTGAGGTTAAGGATGTCGAGGGTGACCATTATAAATTAGATGAAGCGAAAACAGTGGACCTTTCAACCTATGACGTTGTGCATTTGCGCCAAGACCCACCCTTCGATATGGGGTACATCACAACCACTCATATTCTGGAACAAATCCACCCAAAGACACTCGTCGTGAATAACCCAAGAGAAGTAAGAAACGCACCTGAGAAGTTCTTTGTTCTCAATTTCCCAGAGCTAACAGCCTCTACTCTGATCACTCGAGATGAAAAAGCGGTGCAAGCCTTCAGAGCAGAAAAGAAAGATATCATTGTAAAACCTCTTTACGGTAATGGCGGAGCTGGTGTCTTTCGTATCAAGGAAGATGATACAAATCTCTCATCTCTGATGGAGATGCTGAAAGAGCAATCCTCAGAACCTTTCATTGTTCAGGAATATTTACCAGCCGTGAGAGCAGGGGACAAACGCATTATCCTAATCGACGGAGAACCTGTTGGTGCCATCAACCGCGTACCAGCAGCAAATGAAACCCGCTCAAACATGCATGTCGGCGGTAGGCCAGAACAAATTGACCTCTCCGAACGTGACAAAGAAATCTGCACGGCTATTGGCCCTGAATTAAAAAAACGTGGACTCATATTTGTCGGCATAGATGTAATAGGCAATGTGCTGACAGAAATTAACGTCACTTCACCAACAGGCGTGCGCGAAGTCCTAAAATTCGGCGGCGCCGACATCGCAGCGCTCT